One Syngnathus acus chromosome 13, fSynAcu1.2, whole genome shotgun sequence genomic window carries:
- the farsb gene encoding phenylalanine--tRNA ligase beta subunit: MPTVGVKRDLLFKALGRIYTDEEFDELCFEFGLELDEITTEKEIISREQGDVKAAGASDVILYKIDVPANRYDLLCLEGLVRGLQVFKNKMEAPRYKRVSPISGKPQKLIITKETAAVRPYAVAAVLRNITFTQERYDSFIELQEKLHQNICRKRSLVAIGTHDLNTISGPFTYTAKPPGDISFKPLNQTKEYTATQLMSLYKTDSHLRHYLHIIEDMPVYPIIYDSNGIVLSMPPIINGDHSKITLKTKNVFVECTATDLTKAKIVLDMMVTMFSEYCSQPFTVEEVEVVNADGTTSIYPELAYRKEKLSSKFVNNKVGINESTEKIAQLLTRMCLRSQATGIADEIEVEIPPTRSDVIHACDIMEDAAMAFGFNNITRTTPRTYTIANQFPLNKLTELLRHDLAAAGFTEALNFALCSKEDIAEKLGKKITETRAVHISNPKTAEFQVARTSLLPGLLKTIGANKKMPLPLKLFEISDVVLKDDTKDVGARNSRHICAVYYNKSPGFEVIHGLLDRTMQLLAVKAARGGGYHIQAADDSTFFPGRCAEIFVHGKSVGHLGVLHPQVINNFELTMPCSAFEMDVEPFLGHTAETHLTHEVPLQEAIKHKFPAEVKPRQGATSSKTVFGDLSTPKALKALNDFLVDKSYIEGYVASQADVAVFEAVVSTPSPTLCHLLRWYNHIKSFYRERADLPVVNKQFMLPETPPTSTNSDEDIDLFGSDDESDSTEAAKLKEQRLAEYAAKKSKKPTVIAKSSILLEVKPWDDETDMVKMEECVRSVSMDGLLWGQSKLVPVGYGIKKLQIGCVVEDDKVGTDQLEEAITAFEEYVQSVDVAAFNKI; this comes from the exons ATGCCGACTGTCGGTGTCAAAAGGGATCTTCTTTTTAAAGCGTTGGGAAGAATTTATA CTGATGAGGAGTTCGACGAACTGTGTTTTGAATTTGGACTGGAGCTAGATGAAATC ACCACAGAAAAGGAGATAATTAGCCGTGAGCAGGGTGATGTCAAGGCAGCAGGAGCGTCTGATGTCATCCTTTACAAGATCGATGTACCAGCAAACCGCTATGACCTTCTATGTTTGGAAGGTTTGGTTCGTGGGCTGCAGGTCTTCAAGAACAA gaTGGAGGCTCCTCGGTACAAACGTGTCAGCCCTATCAGTGGGAAGCCTCAGAAGCTCATTATCACCAAGGAG ACAGCAGCAGTGCGTCCCTATGCTGTGGCAGCAGTTTTGAGGAACATCACATTCACGCAGGAGCGCTATGATAGTTTTATTGAGCTGCAGGAGAAACTCCACCAGAACATCTGCAG AAAGAGGAGCCTTGTGGCGATCGGGACTCATGACCTGAACACCATCTCAGGTCCGTTCACATACACAGCTAAACCACCTGGAGACATCAGCTTCAAGCCCCTCAATCAGACCAAAGAATACACTGCCACTCAACTCATGAGCCTTTACAAG ACCGACAGCCACTTGAGACATTACCTTCATATAATTGAAGACATGCCCGTGTACCCCATCATTTATGACAGCAATGGTATTGTCTTGTCGATGCCTCCCATCATCAATG GGGATCATTCCAAAATTACCTTAAAGACAAAGAATGTCTTTGTGGAGTGCACAGCCACGGACCTAACCAAG GCAAAGATTGTGTTGGACATGATGGTGACCATGTTCAGCGAGTATTGCTCACAGCCTTTTAC TGTTGAAGAGGTTGAAGTGGTGAACGCTGATGGCACGACCAGCATATATCCA GAACTGGCTTATAGGAAGGAGAAGCTCTCCTCCAAATTTGTCAATAATAAAGTTGGCATCAA TGAGTCAACGGAGAAGATCGCCCAGCTGCTAACTCGGATGTGCCTACGCTCTCAGGCAACTGGTATCGCTGATGAAATAGAAGTTGAGATCCCACCCACTCGCTCAGATGTCATCCATGCCTGTGATATCATGGAGGATGCAGCGATGGCTTTTGGCTTCAACAACATCACCCGCACAACACCACGGACTTACACCATAGCCAACCAG TTTCCACTGAATAAACTGACAGAGCTGTTAAGACACGACCTTGCAGCTGCTGGTTTCACAGAAGCCCTCAACTTTGCTTTG TGCTCCAAAGAAGATATTGCGGAGAAGCTAGGTAAGAAGATCACAGAGACCAGGGCAGTTCACATCTCTAATCCCAAAACTGCAGAATTCCAG GTGGCGCGTACCAGCCTGCTGCCAGGCCTGTTGAAAACAATTGGAGCCAACAAGAAGATGCCTCTGCCCCTCAAGCTGTTTGAGATATCTGACGTGGTGCTGAAGGATGACACCAAAG ATGTTGGGGCAAGGAACAGCCGACATATCTGTGCTGTGTACTACAACAAGAGTCCAGGCTTCGAAGTAATCCACGGCCTGCTGGACCGTACCATGCAACTGCTGGCGGTGAAAGCTGCCAGGGGAGGCGGCTACCACATCCAAGCTGCAGACG ATTCCACTTTTTTCCCCGGGCGCTGTGCAGAGATCTTTGTCCACGGGAAAAGCGTTGGACATCTCGGGGTCCTCCACCCACAAGTCATTAACAACTTTGAGCTGACCATGCCCTGCTCTGCCTTTGAGATGGACGTCGAGCCTTTCCT CGGCCACACGGCTGAAACACACCTCACGCATGAGGTTCCCCTGCAAGAAGCTATCAAACACAAGTTCCCCGCTGAAGTAAAACCCCGTCAAGGTGCCACCTCCTCCAAAACTGTTTTTGGAGACTTAAGCACACCCAAGGCTCTCAAAGCCCTCAATGATTTCCTGGTGGACAAAAGCTACATTGAAGGCTATGTAGCATCTCAAGCTGACGTGGCCGTCTTTGAAGCCGTCGTCTCTACTCCCTCACCGACATTGTGTCATCTCCTGCGCTGGTACAACCACATCAAATCCTTCTATAGGGAAAGAGCTGACCTCCCTGTCGTCAATAAGCAGTTTATGCTGCCTGAGACTCCTCCCACATCTACCAACAGCGACGAAGACATCGACCTCTTCGGCTCAGACGATGAAAGTGACAGCACGGAGGCAGCAAAATTGAAAGAGCAGCGGCTCGCAGAGTACGCAGCCAAGAAATCCAAGAAACCAACAGTCATCGCCAAATCCTCCATCCTTCTTGAAGTCAAACCCTGGGATGATGAGACAGACATGGTCAAGATGGAGGAGTGCGTCCGCAGTGTCAGCATGGACGGGCTGTTGTGGGGGCAGTCCAAGCTGGTCCCGGTGGGTTATGGAATCAAGAAGCTTCAAATAGGATGTGTGGTGGAGGATGATAAAGTGGGCACGGATCAGCTGGAGGAAGCAATCACTGCATTCGAGGAATATGTTCAGTCTGTGGACGTGGCTGCCTTTAACAAGATCTGA